GATACCGGTGCGACCGTGGGTGCCCAAGATAATCATGCTCGTATTCTCATCATCAGCTTTCTTAAGGATCTCATCGTACGGAATACCAGAAACGATGCAGGTCTCGAAATTGGTAAAAGACCCCATGGCCTTGGGGACAAACTGGTCCATCATCTTCCTGGCGCCTTCTTCAATCTCCTGTTCCAGGCGATCAAAGGAGATATGCGGGACATAGAAACCGCGCAAATCAACCGGTTCATTAATAACATGAAGAATGAGCAGTTTCGAGTTGAATTGCGATGCCAGCGTCAACGCATATTCGCAGGCATGTTGCGAACTGTCGGAAAAATCGATTGCCAGCAGTATTTTATCAATGTTTTTCATATCGACTCCGTACCGCCAATCAGTGGCTGGTCTCCTTAAAGATTTTTTTAAGGATTGATTTTAGTTCCTCAATCTTTACCGGCTTGTTGATGTACTCAAAGGCCCCCAGGTTCATGGCCTCGATGTATGACTCAACCCCGCCATAGGCGGTGATCATTATGACATTGCTGTTGGGAAAGTTCTTGTTCAGCTCCTTGAGGAAGGTTATGCCGTTCATCTCCGGCATGTTGATGTCGGTTACGATCAGGTTCACCTCCTGTTGCCGCAGGAAATTGAGGGCCTCGAAACCGTTGGAAACGCTGTCTACGGTAAAACCTTCGTTTGAGAGTAGTTTTGAGAGACCATAACGCGCATTCTCTTCATCATCCACGACAAGGATACGTTTTGAAAGTTTCGACACAATATGCTCCCTGCTATACTGAATCATAGTTTTTCAAGTCTAGCACGGGTCTTGCGAGTGTCAAGCCGGGTCAGTTACTTCCTCCGCAGCAGGTTGGTTTCATCCGATAGTAATCTATCCGTGGTTTTCATCGGTCTCCAGCATTGCCGGCAGCGCGCAACCAATTGACAGATTGTGGCTACA
This window of the Geoanaerobacter pelophilus genome carries:
- a CDS encoding universal stress protein, which gives rise to MKNIDKILLAIDFSDSSQHACEYALTLASQFNSKLLILHVINEPVDLRGFYVPHISFDRLEQEIEEGARKMMDQFVPKAMGSFTNFETCIVSGIPYDEILKKADDENTSMIILGTHGRTGIDHLLFGSTAERVVRTAKCPVLTVRMS
- a CDS encoding response regulator, with the protein product MSKLSKRILVVDDEENARYGLSKLLSNEGFTVDSVSNGFEALNFLRQQEVNLIVTDINMPEMNGITFLKELNKNFPNSNVIMITAYGGVESYIEAMNLGAFEYINKPVKIEELKSILKKIFKETSH